In Hirundo rustica isolate bHirRus1 chromosome 4, bHirRus1.pri.v3, whole genome shotgun sequence, a genomic segment contains:
- the LOC120751376 gene encoding endonuclease domain-containing 1 protein-like: MLWLLPLQVFASCLWLGHSEVVTSFASCSQFFYAGTPPNNVLEPQNPAWICQIYNNSYHYATLYNKGMRIPAYSAYIYKPGPGARSKSWFVEPQLINPTYPKNMSTEYFLQNKYNITPQQIGQSQAINQDYNNLKDLNRGHLSPSCHQSGNNSKWSTFTLTNIVPQNSTLNQGTWNDYETKTMAFQTKGCNITYVIVGAVPGNTYISNNRVNVPSHIWSAACCQTKTTMKTWAVIAENNRNLVQNLTLAQLETSLTQLYGKGKVSLFDSACPR, translated from the exons atgctgtggctgctgccgCTGCAGGTATTTGCCAGCTGCCTCTGGCTGGGACACAGTGAGGTGGTGACATCCTTTGCAAGTTGTTCTCAGTTTTTCTATGCGGGGACCCCACCGAATAATGTCCTGGAGCCGCAGAACCCAGCCTGGATCTGTCAGATCTACAACAACTCCTATCACTATGCCACCCTCTACAACAAAGGCATGAGAATTCCAGCCTACTCTGCTTACATATACAAGCCCGGACCTGGTGCCAGATCTAAATCGTGGTTTGTTGAGCCTCAG CTGATCAACCCAACTTATCCCAAGAATATGAGTACAGAGTATTTCCTTCAAAATAAGTACAACATTACTCCACAGCAAATTGGCCAGAGTCAGGCTATCAACCAAGACTACAACAACCTCAAGGACTTGAACCGTGGTCACTTGAGCCCCAGCTGCCACCAAAGTGGAAACAACAGCAAGTGGTCTACCTTCACCCTCACCAACATAGTGCCCCAGAACAGCACACTTAACCAGGGTACCTGGAATGACTATGAGACCAAGACAATGGCCTTCCAGACCAAGGGCTGTAATATCACTTATGTCATTGTgggtgctgtgcctgggaaCACCTACATCTCCAATAACAGGGTTAATGTACCCAGCCACATCTGgtcagctgcctgctgccagaCCAAAACAACCATGAAGACTTGGGCGGTCATTGCTGAAAACAACAGGAACCTGGTCCAGAACCTCACACTGGCCCAGCTGGAGACCAGCTTGACCCAGCTCTATGGGAAGGGAAAGGTCTCTCTCTTCGACAGTGCCTGTCCCCGCTAA
- the LOC120751377 gene encoding endonuclease domain-containing 1 protein-like, translated as MLWLLLLQVLASSLWLGHSEVVTSFEDCPQFFYEETSPNDALNPQNPAWICQRYSSSYHYATLYDRERRIPVYSAYIYRPLSEKIHDSSWFVEPQLIGDNDLKDMETELVLIERYNFTSDQIKASQAVLEDYNQLLGLERGYLNPSGHHDSRDSRKATFTLTNIVPQDSSLYIGQWKHYEFTRMPEKSKGCTTTYVITGAVPGNSYVAQGRVNRPSHIWSAACCLVGTHPTKAWGAIAENDHDQIRILSLGELEARLTEIYEGERVTLFSKACPRK; from the exons atgctgtggctgctgcttctgcaggtgttggccagcagcctctggctgGGACACAGTGAGGTGGTGACATCCTTTGAAGATTGTCCTCAGTTTTTCTATGAGGAAACCAGCCCAAATGATGCCCTGAATCCACAGAACCCAGCCTGGATCTGTCAGCGCTACAGCAGCTCCTATCACTATGCCACCCTGTACGACCGAGAGAGGAGAATTCCAGTATACTCTGCTTACATCTACCGGCCTTTAAGTGAAAAGATACATGATTCATCATGGTTTGTTGAGCCCCAG CTGATAGGTGACAACGATCTTAAAGACATGGAAACTGAGTTGGTCCTTATAGAACGCTACAATTTCACTTCAGACCAAATCAAAGCAAGCCAGGCTGTTCTTGAAGACTACAATCAACTGCTTGGTTTGGAACGTGGCTATTTGAACCCCAGTGGCCATCATGATAGCAGAGACAGCAGGAAGGCTACCTTCACCCTCACCAACATAGTGCCCCAGGACAGCAGTTTGTACATTGGTCAGTGGAAACACTACGAGTTTACGAGGATGCCAGAAAAGAGCAAGGGCTGTACAACCACCTACGTCATCACgggtgctgtgcctgggaaCAGCTATGTCGCTCAAGGGAGGGTTAACAGACCCAGCCACATCTGgtcagctgcctgctgcttgGTGGGCACACATCCCACAAAGGCCTGGGGAGCCATCGCTGAGAATGACCACGACCAAATCCGGATCCTCAgcctgggggagctggaggCCAGGTTGACTGAGATCTACGAGGGGGAAAGAGTTACTCTGTTCAGCAAAGCCTGTCCCCGGAAATAA